The sequence CTCAGGCGGCCGTCCCCACCCTGGAGATCATGATCGAGGATGACACCGGTCGGGTGGCGGCGCTGTTCATGGGCAGGCGCGGCATCGCCGGGATGGAGTGCGGGGGCCGGCTGGCCATCGAGGGGACGCCGGTGGCCACCGAGCGCGGCCTGACCCTCTACAACCCCGCCTACGACCTACTGTAGCCGCTCGGCGGGAGCCGGCCGCTCCTCGTCCGCGGGCTGCTCCTGGTCCTCGTCGTCCTGGTCCGGCGACCCGCCCTCGGTCTCCCCGACCAGCAGCTCGCGGACCGGGCCCTCGCTGCCCTCGGAGGTGACCACCAGGACCTCGTCGCCGGCGGCGAACACCGTGTCCTCCTTGGGCACGACCACGTGGCCCTCCCTGACCACCGCGACCGCGGCCGCGTCCACCGGCAGGGAGAGGTCGCGCAGCGTCCGGCCGACGGCCGCCGACCGGTCGGCGAGATTGATGGCGTGCAGCGACACGTGCCCGCGCTCGAACTGCATGACCTTGATCATGCTGCCGACGGTCACGGCCTCCTCGACCAGGGAGCGCAGGATGTGGGGGGTGGACACGGCCACGTCGACCCCCCAGGCCTCGGTGAACAGCCCGTGGTTCTTGGGGTTGTTGACCCGGGCCACCACCCGGGGCACGGCGAACTCCTGCTTGGCCAGCAGCGAGATGACCAGGTTGTCCTCGTCGTCGCCGGTGGCCGCGACCATCACGTCGGCATGGGCGATCCCGGCCATGACCAGCGACAGGACCTCGCAGGCGTCG is a genomic window of Actinomycetota bacterium containing:
- a CDS encoding TrkA family potassium uptake protein, encoding MRVAIAGAGNVGQFIAADLLAAGHQVTMIEKDLHVLEVARPDLKEAEWFPFDACEVLSLVMAGIAHADVMVAATGDDEDNLVISLLAKQEFAVPRVVARVNNPKNHGLFTEAWGVDVAVSTPHILRSLVEEAVTVGSMIKVMQFERGHVSLHAINLADRSAAVGRTLRDLSLPVDAAAVAVVREGHVVVPKEDTVFAAGDEVLVVTSEGSEGPVRELLVGETEGGSPDQDDEDQEQPADEERPAPAERLQ